AAATATGTGTGTATATGGCAATCTGATGTATAAACAATAGTAGGAGTCGTCCACTGCCATCAGTTAAAACTGATATTCTACTTGAAAATGTATGTGTGGCTTAACATTTTTATATTTATCTTTTTCATAAAAAAACAACTGTATAACTATTTGTAAATATTTGTTATGTTACGTAACAGATTAAATGTTTGAACATTGCTTATTAAAATGTCACTATTGTTTTTTGCATGTTTGTTGAAGTAATTCATATTAAGCATTTTAACATGCATTAGGATAGGTCTTTATTTAAACTAACCGATTGGCCTAACATTTGTTCATGAATCAAGGAACTATGACTTAAACATAAATATGGTAAATTAAACGTTACATTTCATTATAGGTTTGTTTGTAGTTCAGAATTACATTTAACACATTGTTCTATGACTGATCAAGTATATTGTTGTGGGGCTCTCTCCTCTAGACCACACTAGTGGGATCTCTTTTGCAGAATCTTGTTCCACTGTCCATGTCAGACAgtctctccattcccccttcATCCAGGTCAAAGTCAAACACCTGCCCATTTTCTCTCACCCTCTTGGGCCGTGCGGACCTGGGTAACACAGCCACACCCTGCTGAATGGCCCACCTCAAGAGCACCTGGGAGGGAGTTCTGCCATGCTCCTCCGCCATAGCAACAACTTCTGGTTCCAACAACAGGGCACCTTTCCCCAGAGATGAATACGCCTGGAAGCAGACTCCCGAGTCCCTGCAAATGACCCTCAGCTTCTTCTGTGTCAGTCTAGGATGGAACTCCACCTGCAGaatggtaaaaaatatataataaatgaGAGTTAAAATCCCAGGCCAGATACAAACAGCAGCTGTGCCCTTGGCTAAGCTAAATTCGAATAGATTTAAACTATGGTCTACTCGGTATGTGTCAAATTTGAAATATAAAACCACTTCAACAAAATATGAGGACATTAATGTACCTGCAGCACGGCAGGGCGCACCCTGCAGGTCTCCAGCAGCTCTATCAGGTGCCTTGGAGAGTAGTTTGAGACCCCAATTGCTCTGAGCATCCCATTGGCATAGAGCTCCTCCATGACAGTCCAGCTGTGGGCTCGATGCTGTGCATTCCTCTCATCTTCTGGTTCCAGACCCTCAGTTCCAGGCCAGTGGATGAGGTACAAGTCAATGTATCCCCCTAGCCCCAGCCTCTCCAGGCTACGAGCACAGCCCTCTCTGGCCTTCGAGCCCATGTCAGCTGGGGACAGCTTACTGATGAGAAAGATGTCTGCTCTGGTCAGGTTGTGTTTGGGCATCAGGTCCAACAGGGCATGGCCCAAGTCTGCTTCATTGCCGTACACCGCAGCAGTGTCAAAGGCATGATACCCTTCCCCGAGTGCAGCGTCAACACTCACCCAACACTCACCTTGCTCACCTTGCAGCCTGTATGTTCCTAGGCCCAGGAGGGGCATCTGAGCCCCAGTATTCAGTCTAAAGGAGTGCAGGGGGGAAGACATCAACGCCAGATGGAAGGGCTGGGGAGTACTGGGCTGTAAAAAAAAATGGACATTGTGGTTGAACAATTTGCCACACACAGACCTATACaatcatgctacacacacacatcacaactgctacTACCAGACCCGTATGATTGCTCgctaaatactgcacaatttaaaaCACTTCCTCACAAATCCCCTTCCCCAAAATACGTGTAAATATcggactataaattgtgccttcctgtgtGATACTGATGCTAAAAATATTATATTGTACTGAGCATTTTACTTTGTCGTATACTTATCTTTGTTATTATTTCTTATTGCATTGTCGAGAAGAAACCTGCAAGCATTTCGTTGGACAGTATGTAACGTTATActatgtgtatcccgtacatacgactaataactACAACTTGAAACTAGTGGAATAGTACTTCAAGACAACTCTACATTGCCAagcttttaaatgtattttgttgaGCAGAAGAGGGCTCAATTCATTTAACTGGCTGGGGTACCACAATATTCGCGCCATGATGGAACTGAATTTGACAGGAAATTGCTAGCTATTAGACCAAATTCAAACCATTTCAGTGACTGCAAAATACTATCATATTTCTGACATAGTGTCATGTTTTGCTTCTCATACGTTTACTTTCTTTAGAGACAGACAACTTACTTTAACGATGACCACGTGTTGTTATGTTTAGATGGTACGGTACACGAACACACGTAGTAGGATCTGAGCGAAGTTGGTTACGTCGGAAAGTATTTTATGGGTTCCCTACTTTCTTCGCGCACATCACCAGATGAACTGTGGACGCATTTTAATAGATCGTCTAAAGTGGCTTCCTTCCTCTTCG
The Oncorhynchus gorbuscha isolate QuinsamMale2020 ecotype Even-year linkage group LG20, OgorEven_v1.0, whole genome shotgun sequence DNA segment above includes these coding regions:
- the LOC124007484 gene encoding uncharacterized oxidoreductase Mvan_2161-like, translating into MSSPLHSFRLNTGAQMPLLGLGTYRLQGEQGECWVSVDAALGEGYHAFDTAAVYGNEADLGHALLDLMPKHNLTRADIFLISKLSPADMGSKAREGCARSLERLGLGGYIDLYLIHWPGTEGLEPEDERNAQHRAHSWTVMEELYANGMLRAIGVSNYSPRHLIELLETCRVRPAVLQVEFHPRLTQKKLRVICRDSGVCFQAYSSLGKGALLLEPEVVAMAEEHGRTPSQVLLRWAIQQGVAVLPRSARPKRVRENGQVFDFDLDEGGMERLSDMDSGTRFCKRDPTSVV